The following coding sequences lie in one Angustibacter luteus genomic window:
- a CDS encoding DUF3592 domain-containing protein — MNLAFVQVLAPLLALSFAFGAVLCLRDARRSAVRLRGATMASGVVAEIDRDSARQAACTVGFTTAEGRVVQATSQSASAAHRFEPGQQVNLWYDPQEPTWVVLEGQSSPAGIGAVVGAILALAAVALTLVSVVALI, encoded by the coding sequence GTGAACCTCGCCTTCGTCCAGGTGCTGGCGCCCTTGCTCGCCCTGAGCTTCGCGTTCGGTGCCGTGCTCTGCCTGCGGGACGCGCGCCGGTCGGCGGTGCGGTTGCGCGGCGCCACGATGGCCAGCGGCGTCGTCGCCGAGATCGACCGCGACAGCGCGCGGCAGGCCGCGTGCACCGTCGGGTTCACCACCGCGGAAGGGCGCGTGGTGCAGGCGACGTCGCAGTCGGCGTCCGCTGCGCACCGGTTCGAGCCGGGCCAGCAGGTGAACCTCTGGTACGACCCGCAGGAGCCGACCTGGGTGGTCCTGGAGGGTCAGTCCAGCCCGGCCGGCATCGGCGCCGTCGTGGGCGCCATCCTCGCTCTGGCCGCAGTGGCGCTCACCCTGGTCTCGGTCGTCGCTCTCATCTGA
- a CDS encoding GH1 family beta-glucosidase yields the protein METNPPRPALPAHFLFGVSTASYQIEGAATEDGKGQSIWDTFAAEPGRILDGSTGDVACDHYHRWPQDVELMRRLGLDGYRFSIAWPRIQPTGRGVTNQAGLDFYDRLVDALLDAGVKPMATLYHWDLPQALEDDGGWLNRDTALRLGEYAAIMGDLLGDRVTHWCPVNEPNVVTLNGYGEGTLAPGKALTFGALPVAHHVLLAHGLAVQALRAAGVREIGTATNHLPVWPLSESEPDRAAATLMDTLWNRLFADPVLLGQYPEGIGEAMPGPVADDLALISQPLDFYGVNYYNPLGVRAAAEGAPLPFEVDTVPGYPTTDFDWPVVPAAFTDLLVQLKERYPAIPPIIITENGCSYGMGPDEHGEVDDQTRIDYLDSHLRAVAEAVERGVDVRGYYCWSLMDNFEWAHGYTQRFGLVHVDYETLVRTPKRSFDWYAAVIRAHHGAAE from the coding sequence ATGGAGACCAACCCGCCCAGACCCGCCCTGCCGGCGCACTTCCTGTTCGGTGTCAGCACCGCCTCGTACCAGATCGAAGGGGCGGCGACCGAGGACGGCAAGGGCCAGAGCATCTGGGACACGTTCGCCGCCGAGCCCGGCCGGATCCTCGATGGCAGTACCGGAGACGTGGCCTGCGACCACTACCACCGGTGGCCGCAGGACGTGGAGCTGATGCGACGGCTGGGCCTGGACGGCTACCGCTTCTCGATCGCGTGGCCACGCATCCAGCCGACCGGCCGGGGCGTCACGAACCAGGCCGGCCTGGACTTCTACGACCGGCTCGTCGACGCGTTGCTCGACGCCGGCGTCAAGCCGATGGCCACGCTCTACCACTGGGACCTGCCGCAGGCGTTGGAGGACGACGGGGGCTGGCTCAACCGCGACACCGCACTCCGGCTCGGCGAGTACGCCGCCATCATGGGTGACCTGCTGGGGGACCGGGTGACCCACTGGTGCCCGGTCAACGAACCGAACGTCGTCACGCTCAACGGCTACGGCGAGGGCACCCTCGCGCCGGGCAAGGCGCTCACCTTCGGTGCCCTGCCGGTGGCGCACCACGTCCTGCTGGCTCACGGGCTGGCCGTCCAGGCGTTGCGGGCGGCCGGCGTCCGCGAGATCGGGACTGCGACGAACCACCTGCCGGTCTGGCCGCTGTCCGAGAGTGAGCCCGACCGAGCGGCGGCCACCCTGATGGACACCCTCTGGAACCGGCTGTTCGCCGACCCGGTCCTGCTCGGCCAGTACCCCGAGGGCATCGGGGAGGCCATGCCCGGCCCCGTCGCCGACGACCTGGCGCTCATCTCGCAGCCGCTCGACTTCTACGGGGTGAACTACTACAACCCGCTGGGGGTCCGGGCGGCCGCCGAGGGTGCTCCGCTGCCGTTCGAGGTCGACACCGTGCCCGGCTACCCGACCACGGACTTCGACTGGCCGGTGGTGCCGGCGGCCTTCACCGACCTGCTGGTACAGCTGAAGGAGCGGTACCCGGCGATCCCGCCGATCATCATCACCGAGAACGGGTGCTCCTACGGCATGGGACCGGACGAGCACGGCGAGGTCGACGACCAGACGCGGATCGACTACCTGGACTCGCACCTGCGGGCTGTGGCGGAGGCGGTCGAGCGCGGCGTCGACGTCCGTGGCTACTACTGCTGGTCGCTGATGGACAACTTCGAGTGGGCGCACGGGTACACCCAGCGGTTCGGCCTGGTGCACGTCGACTACGAGACGCTGGTGCGCACCCCGAAGAGGTCGTTCGACTGGTACGCCGCGGTGATCCGCGCCCACCACGGGGCAGCTGAGTGA
- a CDS encoding NTP transferase domain-containing protein, which produces MTGSLAAVALAAGRGERMRPLTDTVPKVLMPLGHTTLLDLALDRLAGEAVAPDWVAVNAHYLADQVRARVGNRATVSRERPEALGTAGALGRLRPWLDGRDVLLTNADVYQPGDLSRLTEGWDGERCRLLVADALPGRRADFRTSDGAQVRYVGSCLLPWSAVHELEALPSGLYEVLWRDLDAAGRLDLVRLDPSSVSIDCGTPADYLAANLHASGGHSVVGEGAVVQGSVDRCVVWPGAWVGPDEQLRDVVRAGTREQPITVAG; this is translated from the coding sequence ATGACCGGCTCGCTGGCCGCCGTCGCCCTCGCCGCGGGTCGTGGCGAGCGGATGCGGCCGTTGACCGACACGGTGCCGAAGGTGCTGATGCCGTTGGGGCACACCACCTTGCTGGACCTGGCGCTCGACCGGCTGGCCGGCGAGGCGGTCGCGCCGGACTGGGTGGCGGTGAACGCGCACTACCTGGCCGACCAGGTCCGCGCCCGGGTCGGCAACCGGGCGACGGTGTCGCGCGAGCGACCCGAGGCGCTCGGCACGGCGGGTGCGCTCGGCCGGTTGCGCCCGTGGCTGGACGGCCGCGACGTCCTGCTGACGAACGCCGACGTCTACCAGCCGGGCGACCTGAGCCGGCTGACGGAGGGGTGGGACGGCGAGCGCTGCCGGCTGCTCGTCGCGGACGCGCTGCCCGGACGCCGGGCCGACTTCCGGACGTCGGACGGCGCCCAGGTGCGGTACGTCGGCTCGTGCCTGCTGCCGTGGTCCGCGGTGCACGAGCTCGAGGCGCTGCCGAGCGGGCTGTACGAGGTGCTCTGGCGTGACCTCGATGCCGCGGGGCGGCTGGACCTGGTGCGACTCGACCCGTCGTCCGTCTCGATCGACTGCGGGACGCCGGCCGACTACCTCGCCGCGAACCTGCACGCCTCGGGTGGTCACAGCGTCGTGGGCGAGGGCGCGGTGGTGCAGGGGTCGGTCGACCGCTGCGTCGTCTGGCCCGGTGCGTGGGTGGGTCCGGACGAGCAGCTGCGGGACGTCGTCCGCGCCGGGACGCGCGAGCAGCCGATCACGGTGGCCGGGTAG
- a CDS encoding DUF2690 domain-containing protein, whose protein sequence is MLALTAATGLATSAQAANFPHDGNFAREDGCRADQQVIYHTVIYQGSTAVGYIDLMYSVHCHSAWGHVHGTRTVQNQTWVPHGYIHRNYDGKQYQCTTAEGAQDCYTPMVYDLNMTSYAKGIIDPNGAAGTEFTARTPSY, encoded by the coding sequence ATGCTGGCGCTGACAGCCGCGACCGGGCTGGCCACCTCGGCGCAGGCCGCGAACTTCCCGCACGACGGCAACTTCGCCCGTGAGGACGGCTGTCGCGCGGATCAGCAGGTCATCTACCACACGGTGATCTACCAGGGCTCGACCGCTGTCGGCTACATCGACCTCATGTACTCGGTGCACTGCCACAGCGCCTGGGGACACGTGCACGGAACTCGCACCGTGCAGAACCAGACCTGGGTGCCGCACGGCTACATCCACCGCAACTACGACGGCAAGCAGTACCAGTGCACGACCGCCGAGGGGGCGCAGGACTGCTACACCCCGATGGTCTACGACCTGAACATGACGTCCTACGCCAAGGGGATCATCGACCCCAACGGCGCCGCCGGTACCGAGTTCACGGCTCGAACGCCGAGCTACTGA
- a CDS encoding TrpB-like pyridoxal phosphate-dependent enzyme — MAAPLQHKVLLTEDEMPTRWYNVLHDLPTPPPPVLHPGTGQPVGPDDLAPLFPMDLILQEVSGEQYVDIPEEVLDVYRLWRPSPLFRAHRLEQALGTPARIYYKYEGVSPAGSHKPNTAVPQAFYNLKAGIRKLTTETGAGQWGTALAFACAQFGMECEVWQVRASYDQKPYRRMMIETFGGRVHPSPSDLTNAGRAILAEHPDSTGSLGIAISEAVEVAAQNADTNYALGSVLNHVLLHQTIIGEEALLQLAKVGETPDLLVGCTGGGSNFGGLAFPFLREKWAGRMSPVVRAVEPAACPSLTQGTYAYDFGDTAGMTPLMKMHTLGHDFIPDPIHAGGLRYHGMSPLISHLYEEGELEAIAKTQSECFAAGVLFARTEGNVPAPEPTHALAAAIEEALRCKESGEEKVILTALCGHGHLDLPAYDAYLSGAMSDREWTDADQAAVAEALTKLPAVSQ, encoded by the coding sequence ATGGCAGCACCGCTGCAGCACAAGGTCTTGCTCACCGAGGACGAGATGCCGACGCGTTGGTACAACGTGCTGCACGACCTGCCTACCCCGCCGCCGCCGGTGCTGCACCCGGGCACCGGGCAGCCCGTCGGCCCGGACGACCTGGCCCCGCTGTTCCCGATGGACCTGATCCTCCAGGAGGTCTCGGGCGAGCAGTACGTCGACATCCCCGAGGAGGTGCTCGACGTCTACCGGCTGTGGCGCCCGAGCCCGCTGTTCCGAGCACACCGGCTGGAGCAGGCGCTGGGCACGCCGGCGCGCATCTACTACAAGTACGAGGGCGTCTCGCCGGCCGGATCGCACAAGCCCAACACTGCTGTGCCGCAGGCGTTCTACAACCTCAAGGCCGGGATCCGCAAGCTCACCACGGAGACCGGCGCCGGTCAGTGGGGGACGGCGCTGGCGTTCGCCTGCGCGCAGTTCGGCATGGAGTGCGAGGTCTGGCAGGTGCGGGCGTCCTACGACCAGAAGCCCTACCGCCGGATGATGATCGAGACCTTCGGTGGCCGCGTGCACCCCAGCCCGTCCGACCTGACGAACGCCGGCCGCGCCATCCTGGCCGAGCACCCGGACTCGACCGGCTCACTGGGCATCGCGATCAGCGAGGCGGTCGAGGTGGCCGCGCAGAACGCCGACACGAACTACGCGCTGGGCAGCGTGCTGAACCACGTGCTGCTGCACCAGACGATCATCGGCGAGGAGGCGTTGCTGCAGCTGGCGAAGGTCGGCGAGACGCCGGACCTGCTGGTCGGCTGCACCGGGGGAGGGTCGAACTTCGGTGGCCTGGCGTTCCCGTTCCTGCGCGAGAAGTGGGCGGGCCGGATGAGTCCGGTCGTTCGTGCGGTCGAGCCGGCGGCCTGCCCGTCGCTCACCCAGGGCACCTACGCCTACGACTTCGGCGACACGGCGGGCATGACCCCGCTGATGAAGATGCACACACTCGGCCACGACTTCATCCCGGACCCGATCCACGCCGGTGGCCTGCGGTACCACGGCATGAGCCCGCTGATCAGCCACCTCTACGAGGAGGGCGAGCTGGAGGCGATCGCGAAGACGCAGTCGGAGTGCTTCGCGGCGGGCGTGCTGTTCGCGCGCACCGAGGGGAACGTGCCGGCACCGGAGCCGACGCACGCGCTGGCGGCCGCGATCGAGGAGGCGTTGCGCTGCAAGGAGTCCGGGGAGGAGAAGGTCATCCTGACCGCACTGTGCGGGCACGGCCACCTGGACCTGCCGGCGTACGACGCCTACCTGTCCGGCGCCATGTCGGACCGCGAGTGGACGGACGCCGACCAGGCCGCCGTCGCGGAGGCGCTCACGAAGCTGCCGGCGGTGTCGCAGTAG
- a CDS encoding EVE domain-containing protein yields the protein MRRYWVNTVSRDHVLIGVEGGFTQADHGRSTRLHRLSRGDVLVFYSPRTAMGSGDPVQCFTAIGVVADDEPYQVEMSETFHPWRRRLDVLPSHEAAAKPLVEQLSFVADPQRWGLPFRRGLFEVPAADLAAIAHAMGAELP from the coding sequence GTGCGCAGGTACTGGGTCAACACCGTCAGTCGGGACCACGTGCTGATCGGGGTCGAGGGGGGCTTCACCCAGGCCGACCACGGGAGGTCCACCCGGCTGCACCGACTCAGCCGCGGCGACGTCCTGGTGTTCTACTCCCCGCGGACGGCGATGGGGTCCGGCGATCCGGTGCAGTGCTTCACGGCCATCGGGGTGGTCGCGGACGACGAGCCGTACCAGGTGGAGATGAGCGAGACCTTCCACCCGTGGCGTCGCCGACTCGACGTGCTGCCCTCCCACGAAGCGGCAGCCAAGCCCCTGGTCGAGCAGCTCAGCTTCGTCGCCGATCCCCAGCGCTGGGGACTGCCGTTCCGCCGCGGGCTCTTCGAGGTGCCGGCGGCGGACCTGGCCGCCATCGCCCACGCCATGGGCGCCGAGCTCCCCTGA
- a CDS encoding ABC transporter ATP-binding protein produces MNGSAAPQTPLALETDQLGKRYGDTWALQDCSLHLPEGRIAALVGPNGAGKSTLLHLSVGLLRPDAGDVRIFGESPWANTGVLSQIGFVAQDTPLYADFSAAELITMGSKLNKTWDDVLARTRLAQLGIPPDKPVGQLSGGQRAQVALALALAKRPRLLLLDEPVASLDPLARREFLQALMGSVADTGTTVLLSSHLLADLERVCDYLIVLNRAKVRLVGAVDDLVAEHCQLVGPRHDGQPIAGVADVVRASHTDRQSTLLVRTDGTPLDPAWAAHDIPLEDLILAYLADGQTQGSHEAWGVTA; encoded by the coding sequence GTGAACGGCTCAGCAGCACCACAGACACCCCTGGCGTTGGAGACCGACCAGCTCGGCAAGCGCTACGGCGACACCTGGGCGCTCCAGGACTGCTCGCTACACCTGCCCGAGGGGCGCATCGCCGCCCTGGTCGGGCCGAACGGGGCAGGGAAGAGCACGCTCCTGCACCTGTCGGTCGGGTTGCTCCGCCCGGATGCCGGTGACGTGCGGATCTTCGGTGAGTCGCCGTGGGCGAACACCGGCGTGCTCAGCCAGATCGGCTTCGTCGCGCAGGACACCCCCTTGTACGCGGACTTCAGCGCGGCCGAGCTGATCACCATGGGCAGCAAGCTGAACAAGACCTGGGACGACGTCCTGGCTCGCACGAGACTCGCGCAGCTCGGTATCCCGCCGGACAAGCCCGTCGGCCAGCTGTCGGGCGGCCAGCGCGCGCAGGTGGCCCTGGCGCTCGCGCTCGCCAAGCGGCCCCGCCTGCTGCTGCTCGACGAGCCGGTGGCCAGCCTGGACCCGTTGGCGCGCAGGGAGTTCCTGCAGGCCCTGATGGGCAGCGTCGCCGACACGGGCACCACGGTGCTGCTGTCGTCGCACCTGCTGGCCGACCTGGAGCGGGTCTGTGACTACCTGATCGTGCTCAACCGGGCCAAGGTCCGCCTGGTCGGCGCCGTCGACGACCTGGTCGCCGAGCACTGCCAGCTGGTCGGTCCCCGGCACGACGGGCAGCCGATCGCGGGAGTCGCGGACGTCGTCCGGGCCAGCCACACCGACCGCCAGTCCACTCTGCTGGTGCGCACCGACGGGACGCCGCTCGACCCGGCCTGGGCCGCACACGACATCCCGCTGGAGGACCTGATCCTGGCGTACCTGGCCGACGGTCAGACCCAGGGCAGCCACGAGGCGTGGGGGGTGACGGCATGA
- a CDS encoding NUDIX hydrolase translates to MSGGHGAGHTGDAEQPVPMQRVAAYAIVLATGRLLLTQLSERTPAPGRWVLPGGGIDHGEAPLDAVVREVYEETGHRLRDVRLLDVGSHRFTGRAPSGRLEDFHGIQVVYSGQVERVLEPRVLDVGGSTSDARWVDLADLPTLDLGDRARFWIGRLLGLPPT, encoded by the coding sequence GTGAGCGGTGGTCATGGCGCGGGTCACACCGGTGACGCGGAGCAGCCCGTCCCGATGCAGCGGGTGGCCGCGTACGCCATCGTGCTGGCGACCGGCCGGCTCCTGCTGACCCAGCTGTCCGAGCGGACGCCGGCGCCGGGACGCTGGGTCCTGCCGGGTGGCGGCATCGACCACGGCGAGGCGCCGCTGGACGCGGTCGTCCGCGAGGTCTACGAGGAGACGGGGCACCGGCTCCGTGACGTCCGCCTGCTGGACGTCGGGTCGCACCGGTTCACCGGACGCGCGCCCAGCGGCCGGCTCGAGGACTTCCACGGCATCCAGGTCGTCTACTCCGGGCAGGTGGAGCGCGTGCTGGAGCCGCGGGTCCTGGACGTCGGCGGCAGCACGTCGGACGCCCGCTGGGTCGACCTCGCCGACCTGCCGACCCTCGACCTGGGCGACCGCGCCAGGTTCTGGATCGGCCGGCTGCTCGGTCTCCCCCCCACCTGA
- a CDS encoding MFS transporter: MSSPARPVDRALAEPTASPSRLWVGWLVLASIGLWSGFFGPIQVLLAQQAEAVSPDHKEAVLALVTGVGATVSMVLNPLWGAFSDRTVSRLGRRLPWVVGGAASGAVAMLLLARADSVPAMVLAWSLAQAGLNAMLAAITAVVPDQVPSRERGVVGGALAIAQTLGVIAGSGVAAATGSIAAGYLTLAAVLVVTTLPYAVDSRDIPLPRELRPPMRWRAFLRGFWVSPRQHPDYGWAWITRFLMNLGNALLVLYLLYYLTDAVQLTDDEAEDAVFVLTAVYGLCTVVTAYLGGLWSDRLGKRKVFVIWSGLITAAALQLFALVPTMTAAYVGAVVLGIGFGAYTAVDFALITQVLPAAGDRGKDLGVINIANTLPQVLAPAIAALVIGAGLGYPALYTLAAAVSVLGSILVLRIRSVA; the protein is encoded by the coding sequence GTGAGCAGCCCGGCCCGACCGGTGGACCGGGCCCTCGCGGAGCCGACCGCTTCGCCGTCCCGGCTGTGGGTCGGCTGGCTGGTCCTGGCGAGCATCGGTCTCTGGTCGGGGTTCTTCGGGCCGATCCAGGTGCTGCTCGCGCAGCAGGCCGAGGCGGTCTCGCCGGACCACAAGGAGGCGGTGCTCGCCCTGGTCACCGGCGTCGGCGCCACCGTGTCGATGGTGCTCAACCCGTTGTGGGGCGCGTTCTCCGACCGCACGGTGTCCCGGCTGGGTCGACGGCTCCCGTGGGTCGTCGGCGGTGCCGCCAGCGGAGCGGTGGCGATGCTGCTGCTCGCCCGGGCCGACAGCGTGCCGGCGATGGTGCTCGCGTGGTCGCTCGCCCAGGCCGGGCTCAACGCCATGCTCGCCGCGATCACGGCCGTCGTCCCGGACCAGGTGCCCAGCCGGGAGCGAGGCGTGGTCGGCGGCGCGCTCGCGATCGCTCAGACCCTCGGCGTGATCGCGGGATCGGGCGTCGCCGCGGCCACGGGCAGCATCGCCGCGGGCTACCTGACACTCGCCGCCGTCCTCGTCGTGACGACCCTGCCGTACGCCGTCGACTCGCGGGACATCCCACTGCCGCGCGAGCTGCGCCCCCCGATGCGGTGGCGAGCGTTCCTGCGCGGGTTCTGGGTCTCGCCGCGACAGCATCCGGACTACGGCTGGGCCTGGATCACCCGCTTCCTGATGAACCTCGGCAACGCCCTGCTGGTGCTCTACCTGCTCTACTACCTCACCGACGCGGTCCAGCTGACCGACGACGAGGCCGAGGACGCGGTCTTCGTGCTCACTGCCGTGTACGGGCTGTGCACCGTGGTCACCGCCTACCTCGGCGGGCTCTGGTCCGACCGGCTCGGCAAGCGCAAGGTCTTCGTCATCTGGTCGGGCCTGATCACGGCGGCGGCGTTGCAGCTCTTCGCCCTGGTGCCCACCATGACCGCGGCGTACGTCGGCGCCGTGGTGCTGGGCATCGGGTTCGGCGCCTACACCGCGGTGGACTTCGCCCTGATCACCCAGGTGCTGCCCGCGGCGGGCGACCGGGGGAAGGATCTCGGCGTCATCAACATCGCGAACACGTTGCCCCAGGTGCTCGCACCCGCCATCGCGGCCCTGGTGATCGGGGCCGGTCTCGGCTACCCCGCGCTGTACACGCTGGCGGCGGCGGTGAGCGTCCTCGGCTCGATCCTCGTGCTCCGGATCCGCAGCGTCGCCTGA
- a CDS encoding ABC transporter permease translates to MIWLAWRQHRKQALFTGIGLVVLAALMLPTGLAMHSAYTGKGLGACLKQMADPSTAQAKVDGCHYAMDQFTNRYSSMMFIGILLLLLPLLIGLFWGSPLVAREVEHGTHRLVWTQGISRTRWAAVKFGAVGGLAVVVGLAYGLGMSWWLQPLTSVGEQSRFQQFLFDMSGIAPVGYTLFAVALGIFVGTLWRRVLPAMAVTLAAFVVVRLLLTALARPRYLPAKTLTYPLEGPGRLSQTSPEDWILARGIRDVAGKLIAPGAEIRCPVGAAGPDGGGCGTPLGIGKGAYNWLSYQPASRYWLFQGIETGIFVALAAGLLLLAFRQVRRIA, encoded by the coding sequence ATGATCTGGCTCGCGTGGCGGCAGCACCGCAAGCAGGCCCTGTTCACCGGGATCGGCCTGGTGGTCCTGGCCGCCCTGATGCTGCCGACCGGCCTGGCCATGCACTCCGCGTACACCGGCAAGGGCCTCGGTGCCTGCCTGAAGCAGATGGCCGACCCGAGCACCGCGCAGGCGAAGGTGGACGGCTGCCACTACGCGATGGACCAGTTCACCAACCGGTACAGCTCGATGATGTTCATCGGCATCCTGCTGCTGCTCCTGCCGCTGCTGATCGGCCTGTTCTGGGGGTCCCCGCTGGTGGCGCGCGAGGTGGAGCACGGCACGCATCGGCTGGTCTGGACCCAGGGCATCAGCCGCACCCGCTGGGCGGCGGTCAAGTTCGGCGCGGTCGGCGGTCTGGCGGTCGTCGTCGGACTCGCCTACGGGCTGGGGATGTCGTGGTGGCTGCAGCCGCTGACCTCCGTCGGGGAGCAGAGCCGCTTCCAGCAGTTCCTGTTCGACATGTCCGGCATCGCCCCGGTGGGCTACACGCTGTTCGCGGTCGCGCTCGGCATCTTCGTCGGCACGCTGTGGCGGCGGGTCCTGCCGGCCATGGCCGTGACCCTCGCCGCGTTCGTGGTCGTACGGCTGCTGCTGACGGCGCTGGCACGACCGCGCTACCTGCCCGCCAAGACGCTCACGTACCCGCTCGAGGGCCCAGGGAGGCTCTCGCAGACGTCGCCCGAGGACTGGATCCTGGCCCGTGGCATCCGGGACGTCGCAGGCAAGCTGATCGCGCCGGGGGCAGAGATCCGGTGCCCCGTGGGCGCGGCCGGCCCGGACGGCGGCGGCTGCGGTACCCCGCTGGGGATCGGCAAGGGCGCCTACAACTGGCTCTCCTACCAGCCGGCCAGCCGGTACTGGCTCTTCCAGGGCATCGAGACGGGGATCTTCGTCGCCCTCGCCGCGGGCCTGCTGCTGCTGGCCTTCCGGCAGGTCCGGCGCATCGCCTGA
- a CDS encoding NUDIX hydrolase yields the protein MAAAPVHSRPVYLLALRIFRRLPAPVRRSLVRAGTPNFTVGAVCLLQRGDTLLMLRQPHRVGWSLPGGLLDRGESAAVAVVREVREELGLTIEVGRPVTVVVDSPLRRVDVIFQVQVEGEVSEEVGGEATTARWLRPQDVDEMDAPTRQILDAARAVAQPDGYAGRVVLP from the coding sequence ATGGCTGCCGCTCCGGTGCACTCACGCCCGGTCTACCTGCTGGCGCTGCGGATCTTCCGCAGGCTGCCGGCTCCCGTACGCCGCTCCTTGGTGCGGGCCGGTACGCCGAACTTCACCGTGGGCGCGGTGTGCCTGCTCCAGCGGGGCGACACGCTGCTCATGCTGCGCCAGCCGCACCGGGTGGGTTGGAGTCTGCCCGGCGGTCTGCTGGACCGTGGTGAGTCGGCGGCGGTGGCGGTGGTCCGCGAGGTGCGCGAGGAGCTGGGCCTGACCATCGAGGTGGGCCGTCCCGTCACCGTCGTGGTGGACTCCCCGCTGCGCCGGGTGGACGTCATCTTCCAGGTGCAGGTGGAGGGTGAGGTGAGCGAGGAGGTCGGCGGCGAGGCCACCACCGCCCGCTGGCTGCGCCCGCAGGACGTGGACGAGATGGACGCCCCTACTCGGCAGATCCTGGACGCGGCCCGCGCCGTCGCCCAGCCGGACGGGTACGCCGGGCGCGTCGTCCTGCCATGA
- a CDS encoding CapA family protein produces the protein MTLVMTGDVLLHPPLWDQARADAKALSSSSAFDFRPLLAGQKAIVSGADVALCHLETPLAREGGPYRGYPSFTVPPEIAPALVDTGYDACSTASNHTMDAGTAGIDRTLDTLDADHLRHTGSARSAAEARTILTFDVRGTTVAMLSYAYGLNGRSNPAGEPWHVNIIDPARILADAHRAKAGGADVVVVALHWGTEYVHPPTAQQRALADRLTASKDVDVVYGHHAHVVQPVAKVHGKWVVYGLGNTVAAHSVRRLDNREGLLVRVQLVHSGGRWRSGRLDWVPSYVAESPYRWVDLTKALRDGGLSASTRAVYANSAKRIEGVVDSLGAADDGAHLLDP, from the coding sequence GTGACCCTCGTGATGACCGGCGACGTCCTGCTGCACCCTCCGCTGTGGGACCAGGCGCGCGCCGACGCCAAGGCCCTGTCGTCGTCGTCCGCCTTCGACTTCCGTCCGCTGCTGGCCGGGCAGAAGGCGATCGTCTCCGGGGCGGACGTCGCCCTGTGCCACCTGGAGACGCCGCTGGCGCGCGAGGGCGGCCCGTACCGGGGTTACCCGAGCTTCACGGTGCCGCCCGAGATCGCGCCGGCACTGGTGGACACGGGGTACGACGCGTGCAGCACGGCCAGCAACCACACGATGGACGCCGGCACCGCCGGCATCGACCGGACGCTGGACACGCTCGACGCGGACCACCTGCGGCACACCGGCTCCGCCCGCTCGGCCGCCGAGGCCCGCACGATCCTGACGTTCGACGTGCGCGGCACGACGGTGGCGATGCTGTCCTATGCCTACGGGCTCAACGGGCGCAGCAATCCGGCTGGCGAGCCGTGGCACGTCAACATCATCGACCCGGCGAGGATCCTCGCCGACGCGCACCGCGCCAAGGCCGGCGGCGCCGACGTCGTGGTGGTCGCGCTGCACTGGGGCACCGAGTACGTGCACCCGCCGACGGCGCAGCAGCGCGCGCTGGCCGACCGGCTGACCGCGAGCAAGGACGTCGACGTCGTGTACGGCCACCACGCCCACGTCGTGCAGCCGGTGGCCAAGGTGCACGGCAAGTGGGTGGTCTACGGACTGGGCAACACCGTTGCGGCACACAGCGTCCGGCGGCTGGACAACCGCGAAGGACTGCTGGTCCGGGTGCAGCTCGTGCACTCCGGCGGCCGGTGGCGCAGTGGCCGGCTCGACTGGGTGCCGTCGTACGTGGCCGAGTCGCCGTACCGCTGGGTCGACCTCACGAAGGCCCTCCGGGACGGGGGGCTCTCGGCTTCCACCCGCGCCGTCTACGCCAACTCGGCCAAGCGGATCGAGGGGGTCGTGGACAGCCTCGGCGCAGCCGACGACGGCGCCCACCTGCTCGATCCCTGA
- a CDS encoding GntR family transcriptional regulator: MIEFVLDGRSKVNTYMQLVQQVKQALRVGLLEPGDQLPKVRDVAQSLAINPNTVLKAYRELELEGLAEGKPGVGTFVRRTLAGPSLVNQAELREDLVAWLGQAQAAGLAHEDVVALIDTTIRATLTDGSPHEEDA, from the coding sequence GTGATCGAGTTCGTCCTGGATGGCCGGTCGAAGGTCAACACCTACATGCAGCTGGTCCAGCAGGTGAAGCAGGCTCTACGCGTGGGTCTGCTCGAGCCGGGGGACCAGCTGCCGAAGGTCCGGGACGTCGCGCAGTCGTTGGCGATCAACCCGAACACGGTCCTGAAGGCCTACCGCGAGCTGGAGCTCGAGGGTCTGGCCGAGGGCAAGCCGGGGGTGGGCACGTTCGTCCGCCGCACCCTGGCCGGACCGTCCCTGGTCAACCAGGCCGAGCTGCGCGAGGACCTCGTCGCGTGGCTCGGCCAGGCGCAAGCGGCCGGCCTCGCTCACGAGGACGTCGTCGCGCTCATCGACACCACAATCCGAGCCACCCTCACCGATGGCTCGCCGCACGAGGAGGACGCGTGA